One window from the genome of Streptococcus salivarius encodes:
- a CDS encoding thiamine pyrophosphate-dependent dehydrogenase E1 component subunit alpha — protein sequence MVKLSKETHLEMFTKMERIREFDSRINKLVRRGFVQGMTHFSVGEEAANVGAVQHLSYDDIFFSNHRGHGQSIAQDMDLNKMMAELAGKATGVSKGRGGSMHLADFEKGNYGTNGIVGGGYALAVGAALTQQYKETGNIVVAFSGDGATNEGSFHESVNMAATWKLPVIFFIINNRYGISMDIHKATNTPHLYTRAEAYGIPGFYCEDGNDVLAVYETMGKAVEHVRGGNGPAIVEVESYRWFGHSTADAGVYRTKEEVDEWKNNNDPIIKYRDYLVSENIASAEELDVIQSQVKAEVDAAYEFAQNSPDPELSVAFEDVWVD from the coding sequence ATGGTAAAACTTTCTAAAGAGACACATCTTGAGATGTTCACTAAAATGGAACGTATTCGTGAATTTGATTCACGTATTAATAAATTGGTTCGTCGTGGTTTTGTTCAAGGAATGACTCACTTTTCAGTTGGTGAGGAAGCAGCCAACGTTGGGGCTGTTCAACACTTGAGCTATGACGATATCTTCTTTTCAAATCACCGTGGTCACGGACAATCTATTGCCCAAGACATGGATTTGAATAAAATGATGGCGGAGCTTGCAGGTAAGGCGACAGGTGTTTCTAAGGGCCGTGGTGGTTCTATGCATTTGGCTGACTTTGAAAAAGGTAACTACGGAACTAACGGTATTGTTGGTGGTGGTTATGCTCTTGCCGTAGGTGCAGCTCTCACTCAGCAATACAAAGAAACAGGAAATATTGTTGTGGCCTTTTCAGGAGATGGTGCAACTAATGAAGGCTCATTCCATGAGTCAGTCAATATGGCAGCTACTTGGAAATTGCCGGTTATCTTCTTTATCATCAATAACCGTTATGGTATCTCAATGGATATCCATAAAGCAACAAACACACCTCACCTTTATACACGTGCGGAAGCTTATGGTATTCCTGGTTTCTACTGTGAAGATGGTAACGATGTTTTGGCTGTATACGAAACAATGGGCAAGGCTGTTGAGCATGTTCGTGGTGGCAACGGTCCCGCTATCGTTGAGGTAGAATCTTACCGTTGGTTTGGTCACTCAACTGCTGATGCAGGTGTTTACCGTACTAAGGAAGAAGTTGACGAGTGGAAGAACAATAACGACCCAATTATTAAATACCGTGACTATCTCGTTTCTGAAAATATTGCAAGCGCTGAAGAGTTAGATGTTATCCAAAGCCAAGTCAAGGCAGAGGTTGATGCAGCTTATGAGTTCGCCCAAAATAGCCCAGATCCAGAACTTTCAGTTGCCTTTGAAGATGTATGGGTAGACTAA
- a CDS encoding alpha-ketoacid dehydrogenase subunit beta gives MSETKLMALREAVNLAMSEEMRKDENIFLMGEDVGIYGGDFGTSVGMLAEFGEKRVKDTPISEAAIAGAAVGSAITGLRPIVDLTFMDFITIALDAIVNNGAKNNYMFGGGLKTPVTFRVASGSGIGSAAQHSQSLESWLTHIPGIKVVAPGNANDAKGLLKSAIQDNNIVIFMEPKALYGKKEEVTQDPDFYIPLGKGEIKREGTDLTIVTYGRMLERVLKAAEEVAEQGINVEVVDPRTLIPLDKELIFESVKKTGKLMLVNDAYKTGGFIGEIAAMVTESEAFDYLDHPIVRLASEDVPVPYARVLEQAVLPDVEKIKAAIIKMANKGN, from the coding sequence ATGAGTGAAACAAAATTGATGGCCTTGCGTGAGGCAGTAAACCTTGCTATGAGCGAGGAGATGCGTAAAGACGAAAACATCTTCCTTATGGGTGAAGATGTTGGTATCTATGGTGGTGACTTCGGTACATCAGTTGGGATGTTGGCAGAGTTTGGTGAAAAACGTGTTAAAGATACACCAATTTCAGAGGCAGCTATCGCTGGTGCAGCTGTTGGATCTGCCATCACAGGTCTTCGTCCAATCGTTGACTTGACTTTCATGGACTTCATCACGATTGCCCTTGATGCTATCGTTAATAATGGTGCAAAAAACAACTACATGTTTGGTGGTGGTTTGAAGACTCCTGTAACTTTCCGTGTAGCTTCTGGTTCAGGGATTGGTTCTGCGGCACAGCACTCACAATCTCTTGAGTCATGGTTGACTCACATTCCAGGGATTAAAGTTGTTGCTCCAGGTAATGCTAACGACGCTAAAGGTCTTTTGAAATCTGCTATTCAGGACAATAACATTGTTATCTTCATGGAACCAAAAGCACTTTACGGTAAGAAAGAGGAAGTGACTCAAGATCCTGATTTCTACATTCCACTTGGAAAAGGGGAAATCAAGCGTGAAGGGACTGACCTTACTATTGTCACATATGGTCGTATGTTGGAACGTGTTCTTAAGGCTGCTGAAGAAGTGGCTGAACAAGGTATTAACGTTGAGGTCGTTGACCCACGTACGCTTATCCCACTTGATAAGGAATTGATTTTCGAGTCAGTTAAGAAGACTGGTAAACTGATGTTGGTCAATGATGCATATAAGACTGGTGGGTTCATCGGTGAGATTGCTGCTATGGTTACTGAAAGTGAAGCATTTGATTACCTTGACCACCCAATTGTACGTTTGGCAAGTGAAGATGTGCCTGTACCTTATGCGCGTGTCTTGGAACAAGCGGTTCTTCCAGATGTTGAAAAGATTAAGGCTGCTATTATCAAGATGGCCAATAAAGGAAACTAA